In the genome of Verrucomicrobium sp., the window AAAGGACGGCTTCCTTACCCGTCTGGACACCGCCTTCTCCCGCGACCAGGAGCAGAAGGTCTACGTCCAGGACCGCATGCGCGAGAACGGCGCCGAGATGTGGAAATGGCTCCAGGAAGGCGCCTACTTCTACGTCTGCGGCGACGCCAAGCGGATGGCCAAGGACGTCCACCAAGCCCTCATCTCCATCGCCGCGGAGCACGGCAAGCTCCCCCAGGAGGAGGCCCAGGCCTACATCGAGACGACCTTCGCCAAGACCGAGAAGCGGTACCTGAAGGACGTCTATTAAAAGACGGAGAAGGTGAAGCACTCCCTCTTTTCCTGGCTGGTCCTCGGCTCCTCCGTGACCGTGGCGGTGCTGCTGGCCGTCAACTTCCTGTGGCTGCGCCGCCTGGCGCGGAAGCTCCTCCACGCGCAGATCCTCTTCTACAAGGCCGCCGCCCTCCTGCAGAAAGCGCAGAAGCAGCGGGCCGCGGAGATGGAAGCCGCGGGGGAGGAATCGGCCGTGCAGGAAGGCCGGCGCACCGCGATGTCCGTGGAGGGGCACGAGATCGAGATCGTCGAGGTCGACGGCAAAGAGGTCGTCTATTTCGACGAGGAGGCCTCCGAAGAGGAGCGCATCCGCATCATGAACTACCTGAAGAACGAGGGATTCCTTCCCTGATTTATCCTATGGACGAACGTTTTCTCAATGAGGCCGTCGCCGCCGCGCGCGCGGCGGGCAAGGTGCAGCGCGACGCCCTGGGCGGCCCCCTGGACGTCGACGCCGCGCTGGACCACGACATCAAGCTGCGCCTGGACCGCGACTGCCAGGACCTCATCACGGAGCACCTGCTAAAGGCCTTCCCGGACCACACCGTCTTTGGCGAGGAAGGCGGCAGCCCGCTGGGCGCCTCCGAATACCAGTGGATCGTCGACCCGATCGACGGCACGGTGAACTTCTTCTACGGTTTCCCCCACTTCTGCGTCGCCATCGCCCTCCAGCACAAGGGGGAGACGATCCTGGGCGTCACCCTGGACCCGAACCGGGACGAGCTGTTCACCGCCTGGCGCGGGCAGGGGGCCTTCTGCAACGGCCGCCGCCTCTCCGTCAGCAGCCGCACCCAGCTGAAGGAGGCGATGGTCTCCACCGGCTTCTCCAAGAGCAACGAGACCCTGGAGCAGAGCATTGAGCTGACCAAATACTACGGCCTCAACGCCCGCAAGCTGCGCATGAACGGCAGCGCGGCGCTCGACCTGGCCTACGTCGCCTCCGGGCGGTTGGACATCTACCTGGAGCGGACGATCAACCTCTGGGACGTCGCCGGAGGCGTCCTCTTCATCCAGGAGGCCGGCGGCCACGTCGACCTGAGCCCGCTGCCCAACGGCAAGGGTTACTCCCTCATCGCCAGCAACGGCAAGGTCCCCGTCCGGGCCTGGTAGGCTTGTTTTCCGGCTTCTTTCCGCCATCCTGGCGGGGTGAAGAAGGGGCTCCTGCTGCTTTGGCTCGTCCTGCCGGCCGGCTTCGCCCGGGCGGAAGGCATCGACTTTTCCTTCGACCCGAACAAGGTCAGCCCCCTGTCGGCCAAACGTTTCGAGCTGAAGGAGGCGGACGGTTTCGGCGGGATCGCCCCGGGCTTCGAAAAATCCTTCGCGCTCCCCTCGTCCGATTGGACCTTCCGCACCGCCAGCCTGGGCGGGCGGCAGATCTACGCTCCGGCCGTCGATTTTTCCAAGGAATACCGGACCCCCGCCGTGGCCCTGGCGCAGACCTCCTCCTCCCTCCAGGAAAAGACCGCGCCCTTCTCCAGCACCACCGTGGCGCCGCTGCCGGGACAGGCCCCCGTGTCCAAATTCGATCACCTCTTTGACGACAAGTTTTACCGCGGCCGGGAAGAAGACCTCATCCGGCAGGCGATCGACCGCCTCTCCGCCCAGAGCGACGCGGCCCTGGCCAAGCAGATCAAGCCCGGCGGCGGCAACGGCCCCTCCCTGACCGTCGATCAGGTCAAGGAACTGATCAACAAGGATGTGGCGCCCGCGCGGTGAATCGCCTAGCGTCGCGCCGTGCACCTCCCTTCCGTTTCCGAGATCGGCTACGCCGGCCTTTTCGCCTGGATTTTGGCCGAGCAGCTCGGCGTCCCCATCCCTGCCATGCCCGTCATTCTGGCGGCGGGGACCCTCGTCGCCTCCGGCAAGTTCGGCCTCCTTTCCTGCGTGGGCCTGATCCTGGTCGCCTGCCTGCTGGCCGACGGCATCTGGTATTACCTGGGCCGTTCCAAGGGCGTCCATATCCTCCAC includes:
- a CDS encoding inositol monophosphatase family protein, which codes for MDERFLNEAVAAARAAGKVQRDALGGPLDVDAALDHDIKLRLDRDCQDLITEHLLKAFPDHTVFGEEGGSPLGASEYQWIVDPIDGTVNFFYGFPHFCVAIALQHKGETILGVTLDPNRDELFTAWRGQGAFCNGRRLSVSSRTQLKEAMVSTGFSKSNETLEQSIELTKYYGLNARKLRMNGSAALDLAYVASGRLDIYLERTINLWDVAGGVLFIQEAGGHVDLSPLPNGKGYSLIASNGKVPVRAW